A DNA window from Litorivicinus lipolyticus contains the following coding sequences:
- a CDS encoding maleate cis-trans isomerase family protein: protein MSKRSYRIGQIVPSSNVTMETEIPAIFRQREGQYSERFTFHSSRMRMKHVTPEALAAMDVESDRCALELSDAAVDVMGYACLVAIMAQGLGYHRVSQARLENQALSNDSAAPVITSAGALVDGLHAMGAKKVAIITPYMKPLTAKVVAYLEHEGIEVQEALSLEIADNLEVAAQNPLQPLALAQKLALNNVDAIVGSACVQMPSLPSIQLIQDKTGVPTLSAALATGAAMMQALGLAGAVPGLGALFETCRADVA, encoded by the coding sequence ATGAGCAAGCGCAGTTACCGTATCGGTCAAATTGTGCCCAGCTCCAACGTCACCATGGAGACCGAAATACCGGCGATTTTTCGTCAGCGCGAAGGTCAGTACAGCGAGCGGTTTACCTTTCATTCATCGCGCATGCGCATGAAGCACGTGACGCCTGAAGCCTTGGCGGCGATGGACGTGGAAAGTGACCGCTGTGCGCTGGAACTGAGCGACGCCGCGGTCGACGTCATGGGCTATGCCTGTCTAGTTGCGATCATGGCCCAGGGGCTGGGTTACCACCGCGTCAGCCAAGCCCGGTTGGAAAACCAAGCCTTGAGTAACGACAGCGCGGCACCCGTGATTACCTCGGCCGGTGCGCTGGTCGATGGACTGCACGCCATGGGCGCGAAAAAAGTCGCGATCATTACGCCGTATATGAAGCCGTTGACGGCCAAGGTGGTGGCGTACCTGGAACACGAGGGGATCGAAGTGCAGGAGGCGCTGTCATTGGAAATTGCGGACAACCTTGAAGTGGCTGCACAAAACCCGCTGCAGCCGCTGGCGCTGGCGCAAAAGCTGGCGTTGAACAATGTTGATGCGATCGTCGGTTCGGCGTGCGTGCAAATGCCGTCACTGCCGTCGATCCAACTGATCCAAGATAAAACTGGGGTGCCGACCCTCAGCGCGGCGCTGGCGACTGGGGCTGCGATGATGCAGGCCTTGGGATTGGCCGGTGCGGTACCGGGGCTGGGTGCATTATTCGAAACCTGTCGGGCGGACGTGGCATGA
- a CDS encoding AMP-binding protein, with amino-acid sequence MSSNLFSHIETALARDPDSVILETLDGTETRAEALLEAVDRMASLLASLGLKPGERLSAQVDKDAMNVVLYLACLKAGGVYLPLNSGYTDSEIEYFLSDAEPVIHVCTTSRQAGAEAIAARLGGLQVQTLDLDGGSLRAAFEAHTGRFGATVARAPSDLASFLYTSGTTGKPKGAMLTHNNLLSNAQMLTQAWDYSTEDTLLHALPLFHVHGLFVALNLALVNAAKVILLPKYEVEAVLQALPRTRVMMGVPTYYTRLLSEARFDRALTGHMRLFISGSAPLLVETSDQFFERTGQRILERYGMTETGMSCSNPLNGDRRAGSVGPALPGVQARIVSEDGAPSAAGEIGSLQVKGDHVFAGYWKLPEKTASEFTDDGFFVTGDLATLSDDGYVSIVGRGKDLIITGGLNVYPKEIEDVLNDMPGIKESAVIGVPHPDFGEGIVAVLVAEDTLDLDAVKAACRVAMAAFKLPRTWHIVDELPRNTMGKVQKNLLRERFG; translated from the coding sequence ATGAGCTCAAATTTATTTAGTCACATCGAAACCGCGCTGGCCCGTGACCCGGATTCGGTGATTCTGGAAACCCTAGATGGTACTGAAACCCGTGCCGAGGCGCTGTTGGAAGCGGTCGATCGGATGGCCAGTTTGCTGGCCAGCTTGGGCTTGAAGCCGGGCGAGCGATTGTCAGCGCAGGTCGACAAGGATGCCATGAACGTGGTGCTGTACCTGGCCTGCTTAAAGGCCGGTGGTGTCTACTTGCCGCTGAACTCGGGCTACACGGACAGCGAAATTGAGTACTTCTTGAGTGACGCCGAACCCGTCATTCACGTCTGCACGACGTCGCGTCAAGCCGGTGCCGAGGCCATTGCCGCGCGTCTGGGCGGTCTCCAGGTCCAGACTTTGGATTTGGACGGCGGCTCGCTGCGGGCCGCGTTCGAGGCCCACACAGGGCGCTTTGGTGCCACGGTTGCGCGTGCGCCATCGGACTTGGCATCGTTTTTGTACACCTCGGGGACCACGGGCAAGCCCAAGGGCGCGATGCTGACCCACAACAACCTATTGTCGAATGCGCAGATGCTGACCCAGGCCTGGGATTACAGCACCGAGGACACGCTGTTGCATGCGCTGCCGCTGTTTCATGTGCACGGCTTGTTCGTGGCCTTGAACTTGGCTTTGGTCAACGCGGCCAAGGTGATTTTGCTGCCGAAATACGAGGTTGAGGCGGTCTTGCAGGCATTGCCGCGGACCCGGGTGATGATGGGCGTGCCGACTTACTACACGCGACTGTTGAGTGAGGCACGTTTTGACCGCGCGTTGACTGGCCACATGCGATTGTTCATATCCGGCAGCGCGCCATTGTTAGTGGAAACCTCGGATCAGTTTTTCGAGCGCACCGGCCAGCGCATTCTGGAGCGTTACGGCATGACCGAAACCGGCATGAGCTGCTCCAATCCGCTCAATGGAGATCGCCGGGCCGGTTCGGTTGGGCCCGCGCTACCGGGCGTTCAGGCCCGTATTGTCAGCGAGGATGGCGCCCCCAGTGCGGCCGGCGAAATTGGCTCGCTACAGGTTAAGGGCGATCACGTGTTTGCCGGCTACTGGAAACTGCCGGAAAAAACCGCGTCGGAGTTTACCGATGACGGGTTCTTTGTGACCGGTGATTTAGCGACGCTGTCCGACGACGGCTATGTATCGATCGTCGGCCGCGGCAAGGATTTGATTATTACCGGCGGGCTCAACGTCTACCCCAAGGAAATCGAGGACGTGTTGAATGACATGCCGGGGATCAAAGAGAGTGCGGTGATTGGCGTGCCGCACCCAGACTTTGGTGAAGGCATTGTGGCGGTCTTGGTGGCCGAGGATACGCTCGATTTAGACGCGGTCAAAGCGGCCTGCCGTGTCGCCATGGCGGCGTTTAAATTGCCGCGAACGTGGCACATTGTTGACGAATTGCCGCGCAACACCATGGGCAAAGTGCAGAAAAATCTGCTGCGCGAGCGCTTTGGTTAG
- the dctP gene encoding TRAP transporter substrate-binding protein DctP, translating to MNTKKLVAAMLAAGLASSSALAAELRLSHQWSTKDVRHKVAQMVADHVSAANVDLDIKIFPAKALFKPREQYKPLSRGQLDMTVLPLSYAGGQQPAYNLTLMPGLVKNHDHAARLNESPFMDAIEEVMAEDDVMVLVHGYLAGGFVGREKCITSPDDIKGLQTRAAGKAFEQMLVGAGASIASMASSEIYNAMQTGVLDAANTSSSSFVSYRVYEQVSCYTPAGDTALWFMYQPLLMNKGAFDGLNSAQQSALREGAAKAEAYYLAEAKKEDANSVDVYRKAGVQIKEMSQGEFNAWRDLAKETSYKMFVEDYPEGQRFLDLALDVE from the coding sequence ATGAACACGAAAAAACTAGTGGCTGCAATGTTGGCTGCCGGCCTGGCCTCGTCCAGCGCCCTGGCGGCGGAACTGCGTTTGTCGCACCAATGGTCAACCAAAGACGTTCGCCACAAAGTCGCGCAAATGGTCGCCGATCATGTCAGCGCTGCGAATGTTGATTTGGATATCAAAATTTTCCCCGCTAAAGCCTTGTTCAAGCCGCGCGAGCAGTACAAGCCGCTGAGCCGTGGCCAGCTCGACATGACGGTGTTACCGCTGAGTTACGCCGGCGGTCAACAACCGGCGTATAACCTGACGCTGATGCCGGGTTTGGTTAAAAACCACGACCACGCAGCGCGCTTGAACGAATCGCCCTTTATGGACGCGATTGAAGAAGTGATGGCCGAAGACGACGTGATGGTGCTGGTCCACGGCTACCTGGCGGGCGGTTTTGTCGGTCGTGAAAAGTGCATCACCTCACCGGACGATATCAAGGGCCTTCAGACCCGTGCAGCGGGTAAAGCTTTTGAACAAATGCTGGTCGGCGCAGGCGCATCGATTGCATCCATGGCGTCCAGCGAGATCTACAACGCCATGCAAACCGGTGTGTTGGATGCGGCTAACACCTCATCATCGTCGTTTGTGTCATACCGCGTCTACGAGCAGGTCAGCTGCTACACCCCAGCCGGCGATACCGCGCTGTGGTTTATGTACCAGCCCTTGCTGATGAACAAAGGTGCGTTTGACGGTTTGAACAGTGCCCAGCAATCCGCACTGCGTGAAGGCGCGGCCAAAGCCGAAGCCTATTACCTGGCTGAAGCGAAAAAAGAAGACGCCAACTCGGTTGACGTCTATCGCAAGGCCGGTGTTCAGATCAAAGAAATGAGTCAGGGCGAGTTCAACGCCTGGCGTGATCTGGCTAAGGAAACGTCGTACAAAATGTTTGTTGAAGACTATCCGGAAGGTCAGCGCTTTTTGGACTTGGCGCTGGACGTCGAGTAG
- a CDS encoding TRAP transporter small permease produces the protein MRFFVTWVNRVNQVVGVTAAMMVVVAVAITCQMIFIRYVLNGSTAWQTETVIYLILGATMLGMGYVQRLRGHVNVDLVAVMLPPSLRKGLLIVAALASIVVVSIMAFYGYEMAHIAWAKNWTSDTVNAVPLWIPYSVMPIGFGLFALQLVADLIDTVDTPAEAIELAGGGH, from the coding sequence ATGCGATTTTTCGTCACTTGGGTCAACCGAGTTAATCAGGTCGTCGGCGTCACGGCTGCGATGATGGTGGTAGTGGCGGTTGCGATTACCTGCCAAATGATTTTTATACGCTATGTATTGAACGGCTCGACTGCGTGGCAGACCGAGACCGTGATCTATCTAATTTTGGGCGCGACCATGCTGGGTATGGGCTATGTCCAACGCCTCAGAGGTCACGTCAACGTGGATTTGGTGGCCGTTATGTTGCCCCCGAGTTTGCGCAAAGGCCTGCTGATTGTGGCCGCCTTGGCCAGCATCGTGGTGGTCTCGATCATGGCATTTTATGGCTACGAAATGGCCCACATCGCCTGGGCTAAAAATTGGACCAGCGATACCGTCAATGCGGTCCCGCTGTGGATCCCATACAGCGTCATGCCGATTGGATTTGGGTTGTTTGCGCTGCAGTTGGTGGCGGACTTGATTGATACCGTCGATACGCCCGCCGAGGCGATTGAGTTGGCCGGAGGAGGCCACTAA
- a CDS encoding TRAP transporter large permease, whose translation MDPLLLGLIVAAVTIFVLFSGVAVANGLLIVSTIFLLVFDGVRSLELMPEILFGKLDNFALLSIPMFILMGASIASTRAGADLYEALDRWLTRIPGGLVISNLGACALFAAMSGSSPATCAAIGKMGIPEMRKRNYPDTVATGSIAAGGTLGILIPPSVTMIVYGIATETSIGRLFLSGVVPGLLLVGLFMAWSVYSTWKQGGVDALGGRSFTWKQRFEVLPRVLPFLAVIVGVLYALYGGVATPSETAAVGALLCLLLAIIIYRMTDFSQLWVMLRDSTKESVMILLIIGAAGVFSYMLSSLFITQAIAEWIGTLDVNRWVLMLYVNLFLLVAGFFLPPVAVILMAAPILLPIILAAGFDPYWFAVILTINMEIGLISPPVGLNLYVINGIAPEIPLKTILKGSAPYVGCMVLAILILSVFPGIVTWLPDLMMGTAV comes from the coding sequence ATGGATCCGTTATTGCTAGGGTTGATCGTCGCGGCGGTCACCATATTTGTATTGTTTTCTGGCGTCGCGGTGGCCAATGGCCTGCTGATTGTCTCGACCATATTTTTGCTCGTTTTTGACGGTGTGCGCTCGCTCGAGCTGATGCCGGAAATCTTATTTGGCAAGCTCGACAATTTCGCCTTGTTGTCGATTCCGATGTTTATCTTGATGGGCGCCTCGATTGCCTCGACCCGCGCCGGTGCTGACCTATATGAGGCATTGGATAGGTGGTTGACGCGCATTCCCGGTGGATTGGTGATCAGTAACTTGGGCGCCTGCGCGCTGTTTGCGGCGATGTCCGGTTCGTCGCCGGCGACCTGTGCGGCGATTGGTAAAATGGGCATCCCCGAGATGCGCAAACGCAACTATCCCGACACGGTGGCGACCGGCTCGATTGCCGCCGGCGGCACGCTGGGCATCCTAATCCCGCCGTCGGTGACCATGATTGTGTATGGCATCGCCACCGAAACCTCGATTGGGCGCTTGTTCCTGTCCGGTGTCGTGCCGGGCCTGTTGCTGGTGGGCTTGTTTATGGCCTGGTCGGTGTATTCGACCTGGAAGCAGGGCGGCGTCGACGCCCTGGGCGGCCGCAGCTTTACGTGGAAGCAACGCTTTGAGGTATTGCCGCGTGTGTTGCCATTTTTGGCGGTCATCGTCGGAGTTCTGTACGCGCTGTATGGCGGTGTCGCGACGCCGTCGGAAACCGCGGCGGTGGGTGCGCTGCTGTGCTTGCTGCTGGCGATCATTATTTACCGGATGACGGACTTTTCGCAGCTGTGGGTGATGTTGCGCGACTCGACTAAAGAGTCGGTGATGATCCTGTTAATCATCGGCGCCGCCGGCGTGTTTAGTTACATGCTGTCCAGCCTGTTCATTACCCAGGCCATTGCCGAGTGGATCGGCACGCTGGACGTCAATCGCTGGGTGCTGATGTTGTACGTCAACCTGTTCTTGCTGGTGGCGGGCTTCTTCTTGCCACCGGTCGCGGTGATTTTGATGGCGGCGCCGATTTTGCTGCCGATCATTTTGGCGGCCGGCTTTGACCCTTACTGGTTCGCGGTGATTTTGACCATCAACATGGAAATCGGTTTGATCTCGCCCCCGGTTGGTTTGAACCTCTATGTGATCAACGGTATCGCGCCGGAAATTCCGCTGAAAACAATCCTTAAAGGCTCGGCGCCCTACGTGGGCTGCATGGTGCTGGCGATTTTGATCCTCAGCGTGTTCCCGGGCATCGTGACCTGGTTGCCGGATCTGATGATGGGGACCGCGGTATGA
- a CDS encoding cytochrome-c peroxidase: MKRMWTPLFLLLTSLPAFATSVPWAPLSADDFLPVDPARVELGRQLFKDPVLSGNFNISCQTCHLPEFGSADGVSLSVGEGGIGEGPKRTANAGIKKRVPRHAPPLWNLGHRSVTQMFWDGRLSIDPKAPSGFDSPAEDRLPQGLNSLLAAQAVLPLTAQFEMAGNTGENEVIGAARQRIDWAWPVIVERIIGFDYYWELLQAAYPELTRRRDVDISHLANAIGDFINLEFRTLDAPIDRIARGQAVQLSDSEQRGLALFYQDGSCAQCHSGPLMTNQSFVSLGLPPMGPGRTRPWDPVARDLGRMAHSNDWNDRYAFRVPSLRNVGKTAPYGHNGAYATLRGIIEHHNDPRAALDRYDRSQAILADAAHLERIDWIGFENAREMARLRDSIQVEPMGLSAQDIDDLIAFLGLLDSED, from the coding sequence ATGAAACGCATGTGGACCCCTTTATTTTTGTTGCTCACCAGCTTACCAGCCTTCGCCACCAGCGTGCCCTGGGCGCCGCTGTCGGCGGATGACTTTTTGCCCGTCGACCCGGCCCGGGTCGAGCTGGGGCGTCAGTTGTTCAAGGATCCCGTCCTCAGCGGTAATTTCAACATCAGCTGCCAAACCTGTCATTTGCCCGAATTCGGCAGCGCCGACGGCGTGTCGTTAAGCGTTGGCGAAGGCGGCATTGGCGAGGGCCCCAAGCGGACCGCCAACGCCGGCATCAAAAAACGCGTGCCGCGCCACGCCCCGCCGCTGTGGAATTTGGGGCACCGCTCGGTGACCCAGATGTTTTGGGATGGCCGGCTGTCGATTGACCCCAAGGCACCCAGCGGCTTTGACAGCCCGGCCGAGGACCGCCTGCCGCAGGGGCTTAATTCCCTGCTGGCCGCCCAGGCCGTATTGCCGCTGACGGCGCAGTTTGAAATGGCCGGCAACACCGGTGAAAACGAAGTCATCGGCGCCGCCCGCCAACGCATTGACTGGGCCTGGCCGGTGATCGTCGAGCGCATTATTGGGTTTGACTACTACTGGGAGCTGTTGCAAGCCGCGTACCCCGAGTTAACGCGGCGCCGGGATGTCGATATCAGCCACCTGGCGAATGCCATTGGCGACTTTATCAACCTTGAATTTCGCACGCTCGATGCCCCGATCGACCGCATTGCACGCGGCCAGGCGGTCCAGTTAAGCGACAGTGAGCAACGCGGCCTAGCATTGTTTTATCAAGACGGCAGTTGTGCCCAGTGCCATTCCGGGCCATTGATGACCAACCAGTCCTTTGTCTCGCTGGGGTTGCCACCAATGGGCCCCGGCCGCACGCGGCCCTGGGACCCGGTGGCCCGTGATTTGGGGCGCATGGCCCACTCCAATGACTGGAACGACCGCTACGCGTTTCGGGTACCCTCGCTACGCAACGTCGGAAAAACCGCCCCCTACGGCCACAACGGTGCCTATGCAACGCTGCGCGGGATAATCGAACACCATAACGATCCGCGCGCGGCGCTGGATCGCTACGATCGCAGCCAGGCCATCTTGGCCGACGCTGCGCACCTTGAACGGATTGACTGGATCGGTTTCGAAAATGCCCGGGAAATGGCGCGTTTGCGCGACTCTATCCAAGTCGAGCCGATGGGGTTATCGGCCCAAGACATTGACGATCTGATTGCCTTTTTGGGGCTGCTGGATTCGGAAGACTAA
- a CDS encoding tetratricopeptide repeat protein — protein sequence MRFIPVLALALSFLAHAGDVEDAKNMMERGEYAAAFVQLYPMAQTGNADAEELIGSMYALGLGVERDDIRAFEWYLRASMRGHAGAQSGIGWYYEVGRGLTGIDLVRGYAWYTISAIGGDPDAAISQEEIVKKMSPAQIEQSQKLVKDYRAHLFPFE from the coding sequence ATGCGTTTCATTCCAGTCCTAGCACTAGCCTTGTCGTTTCTCGCACACGCAGGCGACGTTGAGGATGCAAAAAATATGATGGAACGCGGCGAGTATGCGGCCGCGTTTGTGCAGCTGTATCCCATGGCCCAAACTGGCAATGCTGACGCCGAAGAATTGATCGGCAGCATGTATGCCTTGGGGCTGGGGGTCGAACGCGACGATATTCGCGCGTTTGAATGGTATTTGCGTGCCAGTATGCGCGGCCATGCGGGCGCCCAAAGCGGCATCGGGTGGTATTACGAAGTCGGCCGAGGCCTGACCGGTATTGACTTGGTTCGTGGCTATGCCTGGTACACCATTTCCGCCATTGGGGGCGATCCGGATGCGGCAATTAGCCAAGAAGAAATTGTTAAAAAAATGAGCCCGGCTCAAATTGAGCAGTCCCAGAAGCTGGTCAAAGACTATCGGGCTCATCTGTTTCCTTTCGAATAA
- a CDS encoding TRAP transporter substrate-binding protein → MFKQSKNLITAALIGASIAVAGVASAADFNLRAVANSNENDEDYDGLVVFKDYVEAASNGAIKVDLFIGTQLCANGTECLQAIEDGSVDIYVSTSGGVASTFPYVQMFDLPYVMSNDRVAEDVLSGPFVADLRSQMLSDSDNVVRLMTVGNTGGWRNFANTKRTLRTPADFEGLKIRTVVADLPQELVKALGASPTPIPWPELFSSFQTGVVEGSKNGITDIMGMKFPEAGLKYVTLDGHAYMAALWMMNNEVFMNMPTDLRRVMVDGFAALQQATFASPKRKSIQAYQEFKEIGGELYVPTPSEKAQLAAAAAPVYDWFKGNVREGERFFNAFQKASKDAEAKFDAEYARDLM, encoded by the coding sequence ATGTTTAAACAGTCGAAAAACCTAATCACCGCGGCCCTGATCGGCGCCAGCATTGCGGTGGCGGGCGTGGCCAGCGCGGCGGATTTCAACCTGCGCGCGGTCGCCAACTCCAACGAAAACGACGAAGACTATGACGGCCTGGTGGTCTTTAAGGACTACGTCGAAGCGGCCAGCAACGGCGCCATTAAAGTGGATTTGTTTATCGGCACCCAGCTGTGCGCGAACGGCACCGAGTGCCTACAGGCAATCGAGGACGGCAGTGTCGACATTTACGTGTCAACGTCCGGCGGTGTCGCATCGACCTTCCCGTACGTGCAAATGTTTGATTTGCCCTACGTCATGTCCAACGACCGTGTCGCCGAAGACGTCTTAAGCGGCCCCTTTGTGGCCGACCTGCGTAGCCAAATGCTGTCGGATTCGGACAACGTGGTGCGCTTGATGACCGTGGGCAACACCGGCGGCTGGCGTAACTTTGCTAACACCAAGCGCACCCTGCGTACACCGGCTGACTTTGAAGGCCTGAAAATTCGCACCGTCGTTGCGGACTTGCCCCAGGAACTGGTCAAGGCCTTGGGCGCCAGCCCGACTCCGATCCCCTGGCCTGAGCTGTTCTCTAGCTTCCAGACCGGTGTGGTCGAGGGCTCTAAAAACGGCATCACCGACATCATGGGCATGAAATTCCCCGAAGCCGGCTTGAAGTACGTGACGCTGGACGGCCACGCCTACATGGCAGCGCTGTGGATGATGAACAACGAAGTGTTCATGAACATGCCGACTGACCTGCGCCGGGTCATGGTCGATGGCTTTGCCGCACTGCAGCAGGCGACCTTCGCCAGCCCCAAGCGTAAGTCGATCCAGGCCTACCAGGAGTTCAAGGAAATCGGCGGCGAACTGTACGTGCCCACTCCGTCTGAAAAAGCGCAGTTAGCAGCGGCCGCGGCACCGGTTTATGACTGGTTCAAAGGCAACGTGCGCGAGGGCGAGCGTTTCTTCAATGCCTTCCAAAAGGCCTCCAAAGACGCCGAAGCTAAGTTTGACGCCGAGTACGCGCGCGACTTGATGTAA
- a CDS encoding malonyl-CoA decarboxylase codes for MSPTISGLLNQISRKARELLESREGTAVERLLQRCHELVSSRGEASGLALASDVFEAYAAFDDTERLEFWLATEAQLGVDRSALLGAIDDYQADPEADPVWVHNASEPRRQELFRRLNSAPDGTVSLIRMRESLRGLALPAATAKRIHSDFVHLFSSWFNKGFLELRQISWQTPADVLEKLIRYESVHEIQGWDDLRRRLAKDRRCFGYFHPAMPDEPLIFVEVALVKGMSGAIEPLLSAGEIDPEDADTAVFYSINNCQAGLAQVSFGNFLIKQVVEVMRHTTPQIKTFVTLSPIPGLKRWVDSDPERCARQQAGDEPFVGLCIEYLTSFERGRLIDPVARFHLGNGARLERINLSADSSEAGQSRSFGAMVNYLYEADTIVKNHEALMARGEVAVSPKLKSHRRAPVAALRTKT; via the coding sequence ATGAGCCCAACGATTTCGGGGCTGCTGAACCAGATCTCGCGCAAGGCGCGGGAGCTGTTGGAAAGTCGTGAAGGGACCGCGGTTGAGCGCCTGTTGCAGCGCTGTCACGAACTGGTCTCCAGTCGCGGCGAAGCCAGCGGCCTGGCCCTGGCCAGTGACGTGTTTGAAGCCTATGCCGCCTTTGATGACACCGAGCGGTTGGAATTTTGGTTGGCCACGGAGGCCCAGCTGGGCGTCGACCGCAGCGCCTTGTTGGGTGCGATTGACGATTATCAGGCCGACCCTGAGGCCGATCCGGTGTGGGTCCACAACGCCAGTGAGCCGCGTCGCCAAGAGCTGTTTCGGCGGTTGAATTCGGCCCCGGACGGCACCGTGTCCTTAATCCGCATGCGCGAGTCCTTGCGCGGGCTGGCGCTGCCGGCGGCCACTGCAAAGCGCATTCACTCGGATTTTGTGCATCTGTTTTCAAGCTGGTTTAACAAGGGCTTTTTGGAGTTGCGCCAAATCAGCTGGCAAACCCCGGCGGATGTGCTGGAAAAGCTGATTCGGTACGAGTCGGTCCACGAAATTCAGGGCTGGGACGATCTACGCCGGCGCCTGGCCAAGGATCGCCGCTGCTTTGGATATTTTCACCCGGCGATGCCGGACGAGCCGCTGATCTTTGTTGAAGTGGCCTTGGTCAAAGGCATGTCAGGGGCAATCGAGCCGTTACTGAGTGCCGGCGAAATCGATCCCGAGGACGCTGATACCGCGGTTTTCTATTCGATCAACAACTGCCAGGCCGGCTTGGCTCAGGTGTCCTTTGGCAACTTTTTGATCAAGCAGGTGGTCGAGGTGATGCGCCACACCACGCCGCAAATCAAAACCTTTGTGACCTTGTCGCCGATTCCGGGGCTGAAACGCTGGGTCGACAGCGACCCCGAACGTTGCGCGCGTCAGCAAGCTGGCGACGAGCCCTTTGTGGGGCTGTGCATCGAGTACCTCACCAGCTTTGAACGTGGCCGCTTGATCGACCCGGTGGCGCGATTCCACCTGGGCAATGGGGCGCGTTTGGAGCGCATCAATCTATCGGCCGATTCAAGCGAGGCTGGCCAATCACGCAGCTTTGGCGCCATGGTCAACTACCTCTACGAAGCGGACACCATTGTTAAAAACCACGAGGCGTTAATGGCCCGTGGCGAGGTCGCGGTGTCGCCTAAATTGAAATCCCACCGGCGCGCGCCGGTGGCTGCGTTAAGGACCAAAACATGA
- a CDS encoding GntR family transcriptional regulator, which produces MSKNATDRIFEALEERIVTGTIKSGERIDETAAAEQFGVSRTPVREAFARLAASDLIEKRDGQRGYFASAPSITRLIEMFEVMAELEGMCARLASRRMRTADIERLKLANEACHAAIENNDPDLYYALNVDFHEIVYNGCGNRFLADETRQIRHRLKSYRRLQLRVRGRMNQSLGEHSAIIEAIVAGDAATAERLSKAHVSVQGERFADLMAQL; this is translated from the coding sequence ATGAGCAAGAACGCCACCGATCGAATTTTCGAGGCATTAGAAGAACGCATCGTCACCGGCACGATCAAAAGTGGCGAGCGCATTGACGAAACCGCCGCCGCCGAGCAATTCGGCGTGTCGCGGACCCCGGTGCGCGAAGCCTTCGCACGCTTGGCAGCATCGGATCTGATTGAAAAGCGGGATGGCCAGCGCGGCTATTTTGCCTCGGCCCCGTCGATTACACGGCTGATTGAAATGTTCGAAGTGATGGCGGAACTGGAAGGGATGTGTGCGCGGTTAGCATCGCGGCGCATGCGCACGGCGGACATCGAACGCCTCAAACTAGCCAACGAGGCCTGTCATGCCGCGATCGAAAACAATGACCCGGATTTGTATTACGCCTTGAACGTGGACTTTCACGAAATTGTTTATAACGGATGCGGCAATCGTTTTTTGGCGGATGAGACCCGCCAAATTCGCCACCGATTGAAATCGTACCGGCGCCTGCAACTGCGCGTCCGAGGACGCATGAATCAATCGTTAGGCGAACACAGCGCGATTATCGAGGCCATTGTCGCCGGCGACGCGGCGACGGCTGAACGGCTATCCAAGGCGCATGTGTCGGTTCAGGGCGAACGCTTTGCCGACCTGATGGCGCAGCTATAA